A genomic stretch from Pseudothermotoga sp. includes:
- a CDS encoding protease modulator HflC gives MKWVVLMTVLFIVAIATVFIFLSFFIVDQTQYAIVLRFGEIRRVISEPGLYVRTPFVDSIVRLSKRYYIYDIPVEKIITLDKKTMLVDTYAIWRISDPKKFIESVRTVNLALSRIDDVVYSGLRNTLAKLEFDDIVTGERQYLTDITEFSKKNLAEFGIEVRDVRIKHTDLPAENQQAVFERMKSERQSIAALIRAEGQKEAQKIRSEADKKAAIMRAEALSEAEKIKGSGEASATRIYAEAFSKDYEFYKLLRTLDSYRSIIPNSVVIVGKDLTILQQMK, from the coding sequence ATGAAGTGGGTTGTACTAATGACCGTTCTGTTCATAGTTGCGATAGCAACTGTCTTCATCTTTTTGTCTTTCTTCATAGTCGATCAAACCCAATACGCGATAGTCTTAAGGTTTGGTGAGATAAGAAGAGTTATTTCAGAACCAGGTTTGTACGTGCGCACACCTTTCGTGGATAGCATCGTTCGTCTGAGCAAGAGATATTACATATACGATATACCCGTTGAAAAGATCATCACACTCGATAAAAAAACCATGCTTGTCGATACCTACGCCATTTGGAGAATCTCTGATCCAAAGAAATTCATTGAATCTGTCAGGACTGTCAATCTGGCTCTATCGAGGATAGACGATGTGGTCTACTCAGGTTTGAGAAATACCCTTGCGAAGCTCGAATTTGACGATATAGTGACCGGTGAAAGGCAGTACTTAACGGACATAACCGAATTTTCAAAGAAGAATCTGGCTGAATTTGGTATCGAAGTGAGGGACGTGAGGATCAAACACACAGACCTACCGGCTGAAAACCAGCAAGCTGTTTTTGAAAGAATGAAATCGGAAAGGCAAAGCATTGCCGCTCTAATAAGGGCAGAAGGACAAAAAGAGGCTCAAAAGATCCGCTCAGAAGCTGATAAAAAAGCTGCAATCATGAGAGCGGAGGCGTTGAGTGAAGCTGAAAAAATAAAAGGTTCAGGAGAAGCAAGCGCCACACGCATCTATGCAGAAGCCTTTTCGAAAGACTACGAATTCTACAAACTTTTAAGAACACTCGACAGTTACAGATCCATCATACCAAACAGTGTCGTGATAGTAGGCAAAGATCTAACGATACTACAACAGATGAAATAG
- the hflK gene encoding FtsH protease activity modulator HflK gives MTVKTIVIIIAIIISIVYLMSGVYQVDPSQVALVKTFGKYSYTTGPGIHFHAPYPFQTHVIVDVQTIRKQEIGFRTIRPGQYTTKKEEALMLTGDGNIVSVEAVVQFRVNDPVKFVFKVEKPEELVKFTTESALRERIAKRTVDEILTAERDKVAYEVHQITQQLLDEYDIGITVVNVLLQEVVPPEPVIAAFDDVNNAKQDKERYINEALRYANNLIPSVEGEVKKIILEAEAYAQQKVLQAGGETQRFLSVLNEYKKAPKITETRLKIETLEEVLPKAKRIIILDESQKITFLNLSNLMDGDSK, from the coding sequence TTGACAGTGAAAACGATAGTGATAATCATCGCAATAATCATCTCCATCGTTTACTTGATGAGTGGTGTCTACCAAGTTGATCCTTCGCAAGTTGCGCTCGTGAAGACATTCGGGAAATACAGCTATACAACAGGGCCTGGAATCCATTTTCACGCGCCATACCCGTTCCAAACGCACGTTATAGTCGATGTACAGACGATCAGAAAACAAGAAATCGGTTTTCGAACGATCAGGCCAGGTCAGTACACCACCAAAAAAGAGGAAGCTTTGATGCTCACAGGTGATGGAAACATAGTCTCGGTGGAGGCAGTGGTACAGTTTCGTGTGAACGACCCTGTGAAATTCGTTTTCAAGGTTGAAAAACCTGAAGAACTTGTGAAGTTCACCACCGAATCTGCTTTAAGAGAAAGAATTGCTAAAAGAACCGTCGATGAGATCCTAACGGCAGAACGTGACAAAGTTGCTTACGAAGTTCACCAAATCACACAACAGCTTTTGGACGAATACGATATAGGTATTACCGTTGTGAACGTTTTACTTCAAGAAGTCGTTCCACCCGAACCTGTGATAGCTGCCTTCGATGATGTGAACAACGCAAAACAAGACAAAGAACGATACATAAACGAAGCACTCAGGTACGCCAACAATTTGATACCTTCAGTGGAAGGAGAAGTCAAAAAGATCATACTGGAAGCCGAAGCTTACGCGCAGCAAAAAGTACTTCAAGCCGGCGGCGAGACTCAGCGTTTTTTGAGTGTATTGAATGAATACAAAAAAGCACCAAAGATTACTGAGACACGATTAAAGATAGAAACACTTGAAGAAGTGCTCCCAAAAGCCAAAAGGATCATCATTCTGGATGAATCTCAAAAGATCACCTTTCTCAATCTCAGCAACTTGATGGATGGTGATTCAAAATGA
- a CDS encoding methyl-accepting chemotaxis protein: MSSVNHAEIRKFERSVLKSLLFVLFVVDPLALLFSYYVFAGLGKYPVWIILLGYAIMLAALAPITIYVAILLARKAFGEVKYNLPTVLALLIFSLNFSSATFIGFIARLIRPLPTETLILRLAGALAINVNIIAVLVLIYSQSKFLREYEGPSYSNIMVPMSLKLTLTVLSISMWIAPILLKYMLSKVVLSEEIQRNFVIMSVILNVILAVLVILLSKRILSGLPGIVNLLNEMSSGNLVNHVTVGSVDEFRYICGKLNDASRGISEILRETLQISSSSLRTLKDLMSSFNVFENIARSTIESVQSQQRGVERITSSTEQIATNIQQLASQAQSLADLAIKVQRLSEALDERSKSSASELARAKSVTSSFVEEYETLEREIHKLMSATKNIEGIVESVRSIAEQTNLLALNAAIEAARAGEAGRGFAVVAEEIRKLSEETRRSTDTVISTIQSVEESSKSLNRQIEKLRQDIESTEKSYENLFETFDYLNKAIAELRATIDTLASSSEEQSAAVEEMNSGVNEIASNISKISAQGGEVSVNMQKLSEHISELVTKLKDVAISFETLMGSLRRFKLERST, encoded by the coding sequence GTGAGTTCGGTTAATCATGCAGAAATTAGGAAATTCGAAAGATCGGTTTTGAAAAGTTTATTGTTCGTACTCTTCGTGGTTGACCCTCTGGCGTTGTTGTTTTCATATTACGTGTTCGCCGGACTAGGAAAGTACCCCGTTTGGATAATCTTACTAGGTTATGCCATCATGTTGGCTGCCCTTGCACCCATCACTATTTACGTTGCGATTCTTCTTGCGAGAAAAGCTTTCGGAGAAGTTAAGTACAATCTTCCAACGGTACTGGCCCTGCTCATATTTTCTTTGAACTTTTCGTCAGCGACGTTCATTGGTTTCATAGCGAGGCTCATTCGACCCCTGCCTACCGAAACTTTAATATTGAGATTGGCTGGCGCGCTAGCCATAAACGTGAACATAATCGCCGTATTAGTGTTGATTTATTCGCAATCAAAGTTTTTGAGAGAATACGAAGGTCCAAGTTATTCGAACATCATGGTACCGATGTCTCTAAAGTTAACGCTCACTGTTTTGTCGATTTCGATGTGGATTGCGCCTATCCTTCTGAAATACATGCTTTCGAAAGTGGTGTTGAGTGAGGAGATACAGAGAAATTTTGTAATAATGAGTGTGATTTTGAATGTGATTTTGGCCGTCTTGGTCATCTTACTTTCAAAGCGCATTCTGTCTGGACTGCCAGGAATAGTGAACTTGTTGAATGAAATGTCGTCAGGCAATTTGGTAAATCATGTGACGGTCGGTTCGGTTGATGAATTCAGATACATCTGCGGTAAGTTGAACGATGCGAGTCGGGGTATCTCAGAAATTTTGAGAGAAACTTTGCAGATATCCTCTTCATCGTTGAGAACTCTGAAAGATTTGATGAGCAGTTTCAACGTTTTTGAGAATATCGCGAGAAGTACTATTGAATCAGTCCAAAGTCAGCAAAGGGGTGTCGAGCGCATAACCAGTTCTACCGAGCAGATCGCCACAAATATCCAACAATTGGCTTCTCAGGCGCAGTCGCTCGCAGATCTGGCGATCAAGGTTCAAAGGTTGTCTGAAGCACTCGACGAAAGATCTAAGTCGAGTGCCAGTGAACTTGCGAGAGCAAAGAGCGTAACGTCTAGCTTCGTTGAGGAATATGAAACTCTCGAAAGGGAAATCCACAAACTGATGAGTGCGACGAAGAACATCGAAGGGATAGTGGAATCTGTCAGGAGCATAGCTGAACAAACTAATCTGCTCGCATTGAATGCGGCGATCGAAGCGGCGAGGGCTGGGGAAGCAGGAAGAGGTTTTGCCGTGGTGGCAGAGGAGATAAGGAAACTGTCAGAAGAAACCAGACGCTCAACCGATACGGTGATATCGACGATCCAATCCGTTGAAGAGTCATCAAAATCTCTGAATCGACAGATAGAAAAATTGAGACAAGATATCGAATCCACGGAAAAGAGTTATGAAAACTTGTTCGAAACGTTCGATTATTTGAACAAAGCCATCGCGGAATTGAGAGCCACCATAGACACTCTCGCTTCGAGCAGTGAAGAGCAGAGTGCCGCGGTTGAGGAAATGAATAGTGGAGTCAACGAGATAGCTAGCAACATCAGCAAAATATCGGCACAAGGTGGTGAAGTCTCGGTGAACATGCAAAAACTGAGCGAACACATCTCTGAGCTTGTAACGAAGCTGAAGGATGTTGCGATTTCTTTTGAAACACTGATGGGTTCGCTCCGAAGGTTCAAACTTGAGCGTTCAACGTGA
- a CDS encoding manganese efflux pump MntP family protein, whose protein sequence is MALGLSFDDFGLAFALSLLIPSEKLRERMIHAGKMAIAFSASTVMLPLLGWLLGLVIYKWIASFSAWVVLIVFCGVGVWIIKEAFEDEQIKLARNVSSFWALMVFGTLGSFDEGAVGIGFPFLGTPILWIIIAVVLTNTVLIYLAVFLSGWIKRLSKRIPSILSGSILIALGIIEFLDLILPNLKR, encoded by the coding sequence TTGGCGCTCGGATTATCTTTCGATGATTTTGGTCTTGCTTTCGCTCTGAGCTTACTGATACCGAGTGAAAAGCTCAGAGAGCGAATGATCCATGCTGGAAAGATGGCGATCGCATTCTCCGCATCAACTGTAATGTTACCTCTGCTCGGATGGCTATTGGGACTAGTGATTTACAAATGGATCGCTTCCTTCAGCGCCTGGGTGGTCTTGATCGTTTTTTGTGGTGTTGGGGTGTGGATCATCAAAGAGGCATTTGAGGATGAGCAAATCAAACTGGCGAGGAACGTCTCATCTTTCTGGGCATTGATGGTCTTCGGCACTCTGGGAAGTTTCGATGAAGGAGCCGTGGGTATAGGTTTTCCATTCCTAGGAACCCCGATTCTGTGGATAATAATCGCTGTAGTTTTGACCAACACCGTCTTGATATACCTCGCTGTATTTTTGAGTGGCTGGATAAAACGTCTAAGTAAAAGAATTCCTTCGATTCTTTCTGGTTCGATTCTGATCGCGCTCGGAATCATCGAGTTTTTGGATCTGATTCTTCCGAATTTAAAACGTTAA
- the pyrE gene encoding orotate phosphoribosyltransferase: MLELLLKVGAILEGHFLLSSGKHSSKYIQCAKIFEYPEYGEKIGKAIAEKIAHHKPTVVIGPALGGVILAYEVARQLGTRAMFTERENGTMKLRREFHIETGERVAIVEDVTTTGKSVLEVIQVVEEHGGKVCCIASIVDRSIEKLPFDVSFYSLAKLQLPIYEPDNCPLCERNVPLVKPGSRKS; this comes from the coding sequence ATGCTTGAATTGCTCTTGAAAGTTGGAGCCATTCTCGAGGGGCATTTTCTGCTCTCTTCCGGTAAACACTCTTCAAAGTATATTCAGTGTGCCAAGATATTCGAATATCCCGAGTACGGTGAAAAAATCGGTAAGGCGATCGCTGAAAAAATAGCACATCATAAACCAACCGTCGTCATAGGTCCCGCGTTGGGTGGGGTTATTCTGGCCTATGAAGTGGCACGGCAATTAGGAACACGTGCGATGTTCACCGAAAGAGAAAATGGAACGATGAAGCTCAGAAGGGAATTCCACATAGAAACGGGTGAAAGGGTGGCGATCGTGGAAGACGTCACAACGACCGGCAAATCTGTCCTTGAAGTGATCCAGGTTGTCGAAGAACACGGTGGAAAAGTTTGCTGTATCGCCAGCATCGTTGACAGATCCATCGAAAAACTCCCCTTCGACGTATCGTTCTATTCACTTGCGAAATTGCAGCTTCCCATATACGAGCCAGACAACTGTCCACTCTGCGAGCGAAACGTACCTTTGGTGAAACCGGGAAGTAGGAAAAGCTGA
- the pyrF gene encoding orotidine-5'-phosphate decarboxylase, protein MKLVLSLDMENPIEFIDQYGSFEHVKVGHNLAVLGKHVLDELAKRDLKVILDLKFTDIPSTIIRSIKAWDHPSVVGFTLHAAAGIDSIKAALESTSKLIFVVVKLTSIEGSLEEYAHQVETLRLLGCSFVLPGSWAIKLRKKISGKILVPGVRMERGADDQKDTVTLEQIKGVADFAVIGREIYKSQDPKATMEKMRRFVHA, encoded by the coding sequence ATGAAACTGGTGCTGAGTTTGGACATGGAAAATCCCATCGAGTTCATCGATCAATACGGTAGTTTTGAACACGTCAAAGTGGGGCACAACCTCGCAGTCTTGGGTAAACACGTTTTGGACGAGTTGGCGAAGAGAGATCTGAAAGTCATCCTCGATCTCAAGTTCACAGATATACCATCCACCATCATCAGATCGATCAAAGCTTGGGACCATCCTTCAGTTGTTGGTTTCACGTTGCATGCAGCCGCTGGCATCGACTCTATCAAAGCCGCTTTGGAAAGCACAAGCAAACTCATCTTCGTTGTGGTAAAGCTCACTTCCATCGAAGGTTCGTTGGAAGAATACGCACACCAAGTGGAGACACTCAGACTGTTGGGTTGTTCCTTCGTCCTTCCTGGAAGTTGGGCGATAAAATTGAGAAAAAAGATCTCGGGCAAAATACTCGTTCCCGGTGTGCGAATGGAAAGAGGAGCTGATGATCAAAAGGACACAGTCACGCTCGAGCAAATCAAAGGTGTGGCAGACTTCGCTGTTATAGGGAGAGAAATTTATAAAAGTCAAGATCCAAAGGCCACGATGGAGAAGATGAGGAGGTTCGTCCATGCTTGA
- a CDS encoding iron-containing alcohol dehydrogenase, protein MFISYLPTKIVFGLGAIEKLSELVKNLGRKAMIVTGRKSTKETGILDKVIKSLKDVDIDSVVFDKVQPNPISDHVDEAAKMAIEKNVDFIIGLGGGSAIDSAKAIAIAAAMKDSFWNYTHAGGKKKPTSALPIVAIPTTHGTGTEADPFAVITNPRTKEKVGIGYDVIFPRVSIVDPSLMVSLPKDQTAYTSMDAFYHSLEAFLNIDANPYSDLLALDSMKRIINYLTRAYRNGQDIDARTNLAWASTEAGITETLTGVIANHAIEHGLSGFNEKLPHGLGLCITGPYLLQYMFDECKERLAVLTKEVFNIDEFKVEKAAKLFIEKLFEFQDLFGLNQKLSNFGFKEQDLPEIAKVAYRIMKGVVVKSPKKLEEKDLVEIMKMAL, encoded by the coding sequence ATGTTCATAAGCTATCTTCCCACAAAGATCGTCTTTGGGCTGGGAGCGATTGAAAAACTGTCAGAACTTGTGAAAAATCTCGGCAGAAAGGCCATGATCGTGACAGGAAGAAAGAGTACTAAAGAAACGGGGATTCTAGATAAAGTGATCAAATCATTAAAAGATGTCGACATCGATAGTGTCGTTTTCGACAAAGTTCAACCCAACCCGATCAGTGATCATGTGGACGAAGCTGCGAAGATGGCGATTGAGAAAAATGTAGATTTCATAATCGGCCTTGGCGGAGGAAGCGCCATCGATTCGGCAAAAGCCATCGCTATCGCTGCTGCAATGAAAGATAGCTTTTGGAACTACACGCACGCCGGTGGTAAGAAAAAACCAACCTCGGCACTACCCATCGTCGCGATACCAACAACGCATGGTACAGGCACCGAAGCGGATCCATTCGCCGTGATCACCAATCCACGAACGAAGGAAAAAGTTGGTATAGGTTACGATGTGATCTTTCCCAGAGTTTCTATCGTCGATCCTTCACTCATGGTGAGTTTGCCGAAAGATCAAACTGCGTACACTTCGATGGATGCATTTTATCACTCCCTGGAAGCTTTTTTGAACATCGATGCCAATCCGTATTCAGACCTGCTGGCTTTAGACTCGATGAAAAGGATCATCAACTATCTCACCAGAGCATACAGAAACGGCCAGGACATCGATGCTAGGACCAATCTCGCTTGGGCCAGTACGGAAGCTGGCATCACGGAAACACTCACAGGCGTCATAGCAAACCATGCGATAGAGCACGGGTTGAGCGGTTTCAATGAAAAATTACCGCATGGACTCGGTCTGTGCATCACTGGCCCATATTTACTTCAGTATATGTTCGATGAATGCAAAGAAAGGCTTGCCGTGCTCACCAAAGAAGTTTTCAACATCGATGAGTTCAAAGTAGAGAAGGCTGCAAAGCTTTTCATCGAGAAACTTTTCGAATTTCAAGATCTTTTCGGCTTGAATCAGAAACTGTCAAACTTCGGTTTTAAAGAACAAGATCTTCCAGAAATTGCAAAGGTTGCATACAGGATCATGAAAGGTGTCGTCGTGAAAAGTCCAAAGAAACTTGAAGAGAAAGATCTCGTTGAAATTATGAAAATGGCACTCTGA
- a CDS encoding HisA/HisF-related TIM barrel protein, producing the protein MELKPPIVIASGIGGMGEYLKLIEPKFIGAYTLKTITFKPKKGNPPPRLIATENYLINSIGLENPGVENFIEQLKSGQYDELFERVKIIFSFAGDNFEEYEQVAEKMAPFQNKFIAFECNLSCPNVHFNPLSDLTTLKRLLSSLRRKLDIFLIAKLGIEGAFVESIAKLVELCGWDGVTLINTIRALHVDGERIIKGGVSGPILKPIALRAVHEVRSKTKLYIIASGGIASEKDAEDFFKVGANAVSVGTILYKDPSIVERIAKNFS; encoded by the coding sequence ATGGAATTAAAACCACCGATCGTGATAGCCTCTGGAATCGGAGGCATGGGAGAATATCTCAAACTCATCGAACCAAAGTTCATAGGTGCTTACACGCTCAAAACGATCACGTTTAAACCAAAAAAAGGTAATCCTCCACCGAGACTCATCGCTACGGAGAATTATCTGATCAACAGCATAGGTCTTGAAAATCCTGGCGTGGAAAATTTCATCGAACAACTCAAATCGGGACAGTATGATGAGCTGTTCGAAAGGGTGAAAATCATTTTCAGCTTCGCAGGAGACAATTTTGAAGAATATGAACAGGTTGCAGAAAAAATGGCACCTTTTCAAAACAAATTCATCGCTTTTGAGTGCAATCTTTCTTGTCCAAACGTGCATTTCAACCCACTTTCAGATCTCACAACGCTCAAAAGATTACTCTCCAGTTTGAGAAGAAAGTTGGACATCTTTCTCATCGCTAAGCTCGGTATCGAAGGAGCTTTCGTTGAAAGCATAGCCAAACTTGTAGAACTCTGCGGATGGGACGGTGTGACATTGATAAACACCATCAGGGCACTCCACGTAGATGGCGAAAGAATCATCAAAGGTGGCGTCTCTGGACCTATACTCAAACCCATCGCGCTCAGGGCGGTTCACGAAGTGAGAAGCAAAACCAAACTTTACATCATCGCTTCTGGTGGTATCGCGAGCGAGAAAGATGCTGAAGATTTTTTCAAAGTGGGTGCCAACGCTGTGAGTGTTGGAACGATCTTGTACAAAGATCCTTCGATTGTTGAAAGGATCGCAAAGAATTTCTCATGA
- a CDS encoding oxidoreductase yields MENFSLTRDELIQLTSDSFLITFNEDLNFEPTQFIMIETPTSIVRKPFGLGRWYGKLAIGVQVIGPGTKYIIEQRYLKAHGPCGKGFTPPSGKGAVIATPACLAIVFDMHRRFLCDVFIGSLEKLKIEVSFKTVLGDEEFVALLKSLKAYDWFFVVGSDQMEKVSYNLLKDKGQVFVSLNEYMACGVGACRGCAIETKHGLKHLCVDGPALRGEEVWN; encoded by the coding sequence ATGGAGAATTTCTCACTGACGAGGGATGAGTTGATCCAGCTCACCTCGGACAGCTTTTTGATCACGTTCAACGAAGATTTAAATTTTGAACCAACGCAGTTCATCATGATAGAGACACCAACCTCAATCGTGAGAAAGCCATTCGGACTTGGAAGATGGTATGGAAAGCTCGCCATAGGTGTTCAAGTGATCGGACCTGGTACGAAGTACATAATCGAGCAGAGATATTTGAAGGCGCATGGTCCCTGTGGCAAAGGCTTCACCCCACCCTCAGGTAAAGGAGCCGTGATAGCCACTCCCGCATGTCTTGCCATCGTTTTCGATATGCATCGAAGGTTTCTTTGCGACGTATTCATAGGATCCCTTGAAAAGCTAAAGATCGAAGTTTCTTTCAAAACGGTCTTGGGTGATGAAGAGTTTGTGGCTTTGTTGAAATCTTTGAAAGCTTACGATTGGTTCTTCGTGGTTGGATCTGACCAAATGGAGAAGGTTTCTTACAATCTACTCAAAGACAAAGGTCAAGTTTTTGTCTCGCTCAATGAATACATGGCCTGTGGCGTTGGAGCGTGCAGAGGTTGTGCCATTGAAACCAAGCACGGTCTGAAACATTTATGTGTCGATGGACCTGCTCTGAGAGGTGAAGAGGTATGGAATTAA
- a CDS encoding dihydroorotase, with product MKLYNPLKRQWLDVEINLPERRKGLIVCPTFFDMHTHVRLNDQEDYDSLSKAAIVGGFSAVLIQPNTKPCIENEEVLKRHVELAKDKPVRFYWSVSLFGELEPDGERTLCYSNDGIEYDTPKIVKAFRTKRPHLLLDHSQLHELGGIFYEGVALRVEKRPINSEAVSIFRNVMLGLEYGFKEFHIQHVSTKLSIETIQHSKKYAKVTCEVTPHHLFFSMDDVKSTNFKINPPLATEQDRKALLEAVEKDIVDVFATDHAPHPEKQNDFEKAPFGTSNIEVAFSAFYTITNQLEKTIEKLAFKPREILNLKMPQCSEELLIVDPYAEWIVDVKKFHSKGKNSVFDGVKLRGRIIGVKLSGRWVYWDGEFLTDEG from the coding sequence TTGAAACTGTACAATCCGTTGAAACGTCAGTGGCTGGACGTTGAGATAAATTTACCTGAACGGAGGAAAGGCCTGATCGTCTGTCCCACTTTTTTCGACATGCACACACACGTACGACTCAACGATCAAGAAGACTACGATTCGCTCTCCAAAGCAGCCATCGTTGGTGGTTTTTCAGCGGTGTTGATTCAACCCAACACAAAACCTTGCATCGAAAATGAAGAGGTTCTCAAAAGGCACGTCGAACTTGCGAAAGATAAACCAGTTCGATTCTATTGGTCTGTCTCTCTGTTCGGTGAACTTGAACCAGACGGTGAAAGAACTCTCTGCTATTCGAACGACGGCATAGAGTACGACACACCCAAGATCGTGAAGGCTTTCAGAACAAAAAGGCCACACCTTTTGCTCGATCACAGTCAGTTACACGAACTCGGTGGCATTTTTTATGAAGGTGTGGCGTTGAGAGTTGAAAAACGCCCCATAAACAGCGAGGCAGTCTCCATTTTCAGAAACGTCATGCTCGGTTTAGAATACGGTTTTAAAGAGTTCCACATACAGCACGTTTCTACAAAACTTTCGATAGAAACCATACAACATTCGAAAAAATACGCAAAAGTAACCTGCGAAGTCACCCCACACCATCTATTTTTCAGTATGGACGATGTTAAAAGCACCAATTTCAAGATCAATCCCCCACTCGCCACAGAGCAAGACAGAAAAGCTCTGCTCGAAGCTGTTGAAAAAGATATCGTCGATGTTTTCGCCACAGATCATGCACCACATCCAGAAAAACAAAACGATTTTGAGAAAGCACCTTTTGGAACGAGCAACATCGAAGTGGCTTTCAGCGCTTTTTACACAATCACAAACCAGTTGGAGAAAACCATTGAAAAACTCGCATTCAAACCGAGAGAAATCTTGAATCTGAAGATGCCACAATGTTCAGAAGAGCTGCTCATCGTTGATCCGTACGCAGAGTGGATTGTGGATGTTAAGAAGTTTCACAGCAAAGGAAAAAATTCCGTTTTCGACGGTGTGAAACTCAGAGGAAGGATCATCGGTGTGAAACTCTCAGGAAGGTGGGTGTACTGGGATGGAGAATTTCTCACTGACGAGGGATGA
- a CDS encoding aspartate carbamoyltransferase catalytic subunit — protein MRHLLDIKSLTRKQIETILERAREHRTSKIYPKTLTGKFVLTAFFEPSTRTKVSFQKAAMNLGAQVIDFVPETSSLQKGETDLDTILTLNMMNFDCMVIRIRRNGAPADFARCVNAAVVNAGDGTNEHPTQALLDAMTMVEHFGTLQLKVAIVGDVIHSRVARSLTELLKKFNAEVRMVGPKGFVPESFEGVSLITNDLKEAILDVDVVYALRIQKERLEESYPNIDDFFRKMQINSETIKLAPKHAILMHPGPFNRNIEVSDDIVYSERSKILEQVRNGVFIRMAVLEYVLGVIELETVQSVETSVAGR, from the coding sequence ATGAGGCATCTTTTAGACATCAAGAGCTTGACGCGGAAGCAAATCGAGACAATCTTGGAGCGAGCCAGAGAACACAGAACATCAAAAATTTACCCAAAAACGTTGACTGGTAAGTTCGTTTTGACGGCTTTCTTTGAACCCTCTACGCGCACCAAGGTCTCTTTCCAAAAGGCTGCAATGAATCTCGGGGCGCAGGTGATCGATTTTGTTCCAGAAACTTCTTCACTCCAAAAAGGCGAAACGGATTTAGATACGATCCTGACTCTGAACATGATGAATTTCGACTGCATGGTGATTCGGATCCGCAGAAACGGTGCCCCAGCTGATTTTGCAAGATGTGTCAACGCCGCTGTGGTCAACGCAGGTGATGGTACGAACGAACATCCCACACAAGCGCTCTTGGACGCCATGACCATGGTGGAACATTTTGGAACACTTCAGCTCAAAGTTGCCATCGTGGGTGATGTAATTCATTCTCGAGTGGCGAGATCACTCACGGAGCTTTTGAAAAAGTTCAACGCAGAAGTGAGGATGGTCGGACCAAAAGGTTTTGTTCCAGAAAGTTTCGAAGGTGTGAGTTTGATAACGAACGATTTGAAAGAGGCCATCCTCGATGTAGACGTTGTATATGCACTGAGAATTCAAAAAGAAAGACTTGAAGAAAGTTATCCAAACATCGACGATTTCTTCAGAAAGATGCAGATAAACTCAGAAACAATCAAACTCGCCCCAAAGCACGCGATTTTGATGCATCCAGGTCCTTTCAATAGAAACATCGAAGTTTCGGACGATATTGTTTATTCAGAAAGATCGAAAATTTTAGAACAAGTGAGAAACGGTGTTTTCATCAGGATGGCTGTGCTGGAGTATGTTCTGGGAGTGATCGAGCTTGAAACTGTACAATCCGTTGAAACGTCAGTGGCTGGACGTTGA